Proteins found in one Candidatus Gorgyraea atricola genomic segment:
- the trxB gene encoding thioredoxin-disulfide reductase, with protein sequence MDYDIVIIGGGPAGLTAALYTSRARLKTLLIESFSVPGQAIITDSIENYPGFIDGVNGFELVEKFKKQAQKFGTELRTGNVKRIEKDSKGWRVEVEGKPISSFSVIVASGARPKKLGVAGEEKFQGKGVSYCATCDGALYKDKEVVLVGGGDTSIEEAIFLTKFVKKVKVVHRRDRLRATKILQERALSNKKIEFIWESNVVEILGDDRVRGVRTDKGSEISCEGVFIFVGYIPNTDFVKGLVKLDKPGYILADDDMKTSKNGIFACGDCRKKLLRQVITACGDGATAAFSAQHYVEELKGIAYN encoded by the coding sequence ATGGATTATGATATAGTGATTATAGGCGGCGGGCCAGCTGGTCTTACCGCAGCTTTATATACTTCCAGGGCGAGGCTGAAGACATTATTAATAGAAAGCTTCTCAGTGCCTGGCCAGGCAATAATTACAGACTCTATAGAAAATTATCCTGGTTTTATAGATGGGGTCAATGGGTTTGAGCTGGTAGAGAAATTTAAAAAACAGGCTCAGAAATTTGGGACAGAACTTAGGACTGGCAACGTGAAAAGAATAGAAAAGGATTCTAAGGGTTGGAGGGTTGAGGTCGAAGGTAAACCAATTTCATCTTTTTCAGTTATTGTCGCGTCTGGCGCAAGGCCAAAGAAGTTAGGCGTAGCTGGCGAGGAGAAATTTCAGGGAAAAGGTGTTTCTTATTGCGCTACATGCGACGGCGCGCTTTATAAGGATAAAGAAGTAGTGCTTGTGGGCGGAGGGGATACTTCTATAGAGGAGGCGATATTTCTTACTAAATTCGTTAAAAAGGTTAAAGTGGTGCATCGCCGCGATCGTTTAAGGGCAACAAAGATCCTCCAGGAGCGGGCGCTGTCTAATAAAAAAATCGAATTTATCTGGGAATCAAATGTTGTTGAGATTTTAGGGGACGATAGGGTCCGGGGCGTTAGGACTGATAAAGGCTCTGAAATTTCATGCGAAGGTGTTTTTATCTTTGTCGGTTATATACCAAATACAGATTTTGTTAAAGGCCTGGTTAAATTAGATAAACCTGGCTACATCTTGGCAGATGATGACATGAAGACTTCTAAGAATGGGATCTTTGCCTGTGGCGATTGCCGCAAAAAACTCCTGCGCCAGGTAATCACTGCATGCGGAGACGGCGCCACAGCAGCATTCTCAGCCCAGCACTACGTGGAAGAACTAAAAGGCATAGCATATAACTAA